One window of the Enterobacter huaxiensis genome contains the following:
- the tssA gene encoding type VI secretion system protein TssA, whose amino-acid sequence MSTLINLVAACQADETQLRQQAQARIENWRSWFVPISDASPTGEDPGYDDDFQRIREEVNKLSGIDTVLICTLAEKLLTNTAKDIRIATYYCWARLHQDGEAGFAEGLELLAGMLQRYGAQLHPQRERSRKPALEWLAGSRVLDSLSLWPEVVRDDALRTAGALLLILDSLETELEVSRPELNTLYSALESRLMKAGGVDAVVPQNAGNKPQPPSYTTEYDAPALSRITSGQDLLSQARILTGYLREQPNGWLPAHRLMKSLRHDTLNAIPAPDAEGKTRIEPPRGDQRAMLKRLYLQQSWLEILEQADSTFSRGANHLWLDLQWYIHQALVKSGQDVLADIITADLKGLLRRLTGLETLAFNDGTPFADEVTLNWINQSVLDDMPGWQDEPVGAVSLAENDVLALEPEALERADTDGLDAALHWLQTRPGMDATKDKWLLRLLMARVAEQKGKNELALHLLGDLDSAAQSITLTQWTPALLFEVKSRRLRLLRMKAARSETDKSRLQPEMTLLLSGLIALDPASSAVLCE is encoded by the coding sequence ATGAGCACTTTGATTAATCTGGTTGCCGCCTGTCAGGCGGATGAAACTCAATTACGACAGCAGGCACAGGCCCGTATAGAAAACTGGCGGTCCTGGTTTGTCCCGATCAGCGATGCCAGCCCGACAGGTGAAGACCCTGGATATGACGATGATTTCCAGCGTATCCGGGAAGAGGTCAATAAACTTTCTGGTATTGATACCGTGCTGATTTGCACGCTTGCCGAAAAACTGCTGACCAACACTGCCAAAGATATCAGGATTGCTACCTATTACTGCTGGGCGCGCCTGCACCAGGATGGAGAAGCAGGCTTTGCTGAAGGGCTTGAACTACTGGCGGGAATGCTGCAGCGCTACGGAGCGCAACTTCATCCACAGCGTGAGCGGAGCCGTAAACCGGCGCTGGAGTGGCTTGCAGGCTCTCGTGTTCTTGACAGTCTGTCACTCTGGCCGGAAGTCGTGCGCGACGATGCACTACGCACTGCCGGTGCGCTGCTGCTGATCCTCGACAGTCTGGAGACAGAGCTGGAAGTCTCGCGGCCGGAACTGAACACCTTGTACAGTGCGCTGGAATCCCGCCTGATGAAGGCCGGTGGCGTAGATGCCGTTGTACCGCAGAACGCGGGTAATAAGCCACAGCCCCCATCGTACACGACAGAGTATGACGCACCGGCCCTGAGCCGTATTACCTCCGGCCAGGATTTGTTGTCTCAGGCGCGTATCCTCACAGGGTATCTGCGAGAGCAGCCCAATGGCTGGCTGCCCGCACATCGGCTGATGAAAAGCCTGCGCCACGACACGCTGAATGCCATTCCGGCGCCGGATGCCGAAGGAAAAACGCGCATCGAGCCCCCTCGGGGCGATCAGCGAGCGATGCTCAAACGCCTGTATCTGCAGCAGAGCTGGCTGGAGATACTGGAGCAGGCGGACAGCACCTTCTCACGGGGAGCCAACCACCTCTGGCTGGATTTACAGTGGTATATCCATCAGGCCCTGGTGAAGTCGGGGCAGGATGTGCTGGCCGATATCATCACTGCAGACCTGAAAGGGCTGCTGCGTCGCCTGACGGGGCTGGAAACCCTGGCTTTTAATGACGGTACGCCGTTTGCCGATGAGGTCACGCTAAACTGGATTAATCAAAGCGTACTGGACGACATGCCCGGCTGGCAGGATGAGCCGGTCGGCGCCGTCAGCCTGGCTGAGAACGACGTTCTCGCGCTCGAACCGGAAGCACTGGAGAGGGCAGACACCGATGGTCTGGATGCCGCGCTTCACTGGCTGCAAACTCGTCCGGGCATGGACGCCACGAAAGACAAGTGGCTGCTGCGCCTGCTGATGGCCCGCGTGGCCGAGCAAAAGGGCAAGAATGAACTGGCGCTGCATCTGTTGGGCGATCTTGATAGTGCAGCACAGTCAATCACGCTCACGCAGTGGACACCGGCACTGCTGTTTGAAGTGAAATCACGCCGCCTCAGGCTGCTGCGCATGAAGGCTGCACGTAGTGAAACCGATAAATCACGACTCCAGCCGGAGATGACCCTGCTTCTGTCCGGTCTGATTGCGCTCGACCCGGCAAGCAGCGCGGTACTGTGCGAATAA
- the tssF gene encoding type VI secretion system baseplate subunit TssF, whose translation MDDLTLRYYDAEMRYLLEAGEEFARAHPEQAAMLNLDKAGARDPYVERLFEGFAFLMGRLREKLDDDLPELTEGLVSLLWPHYLRTIPSMSVVEFTPDWREMKEQMRIVKGFEVNSRPIGEKGTRCRYTTTQEIALQPLSLEHARLSTDPEGRSVISLRFNCSHLADWSRIDLSQLPFYFNADAPLACAMHEAFTMNTARLWLRMPGDIDRRPLDGYFTALGFGDDDDLWPKGSSSFSGYQLLLEYFTFREKFMFTGLRGLETVVFPAELPWFEIDVVLAERWEHDFSFTEKHLRLNCVPVINLFPLESDPLTLNSLQTEYMLRPMRVQDGHTEIYTVDSVVSSSQHTYVPFSSFRHKGGMMRHEAPEYYYHTRVRRGPSGLHNTWLILGGEAFDNHTVPEDESLSLTLTGTNGQLPRRALQSTVLDTVMKTTSASIAVRNLCAPTLPCYPPAQDRFHWRVLSHLGSGFLSMMDNADVLRGTLALYEWTDSEMNRRRLEAIIDVKHSETERFEQGYLVRGVQIEVTLDSHGFAGRGDICLFGEMLSRFFALYTDIYLFNRLIIILQPTGERLEWEEKHNRRIPG comes from the coding sequence ATGGATGACTTAACCCTGCGTTATTACGACGCTGAAATGCGCTATCTGCTGGAAGCCGGTGAAGAGTTTGCCCGCGCTCACCCTGAGCAGGCGGCAATGCTCAATCTCGATAAAGCGGGGGCGCGCGACCCTTACGTGGAGCGGCTGTTCGAGGGCTTTGCCTTCCTGATGGGCCGGCTGCGTGAGAAGCTTGATGACGATCTGCCTGAACTGACCGAAGGGCTGGTCAGCCTGCTGTGGCCGCATTACCTGCGCACCATTCCGTCAATGTCTGTGGTGGAGTTCACCCCTGACTGGCGTGAGATGAAAGAACAGATGCGCATCGTCAAAGGCTTTGAGGTGAACTCGCGGCCGATCGGTGAGAAAGGCACGCGTTGCCGGTACACCACCACTCAAGAGATTGCCCTTCAGCCGTTGTCGCTGGAGCACGCCCGCCTGTCGACTGACCCTGAAGGGCGTTCGGTCATCAGTCTGCGCTTTAACTGCAGCCATCTCGCCGACTGGAGCCGTATCGATCTCAGCCAGCTCCCGTTCTACTTCAACGCAGACGCACCGCTAGCCTGCGCCATGCATGAAGCCTTTACCATGAACACGGCGCGCCTCTGGTTGCGGATGCCGGGTGACATTGACAGAAGACCACTCGACGGGTATTTCACCGCGCTGGGTTTTGGCGACGACGACGACCTGTGGCCGAAGGGAAGCAGCAGCTTTAGCGGCTATCAGCTGCTGCTGGAGTATTTCACCTTCCGCGAGAAGTTCATGTTCACGGGCCTGCGTGGCCTGGAAACGGTGGTCTTTCCGGCTGAGCTACCCTGGTTTGAAATAGACGTTGTGCTGGCGGAGCGCTGGGAGCATGACTTCAGCTTTACTGAAAAGCATCTGCGCCTGAACTGTGTGCCGGTGATTAACCTGTTCCCGCTGGAATCCGACCCGCTGACGCTCAATTCCCTGCAGACTGAATACATGCTGCGCCCGATGCGCGTGCAGGATGGTCATACCGAGATCTACACGGTGGATTCGGTGGTGTCATCGAGCCAGCATACCTACGTTCCGTTTTCGAGCTTCCGCCACAAAGGCGGAATGATGCGTCATGAAGCTCCGGAATATTACTACCACACCCGCGTGCGCCGCGGCCCGTCGGGCCTGCATAACACATGGCTTATCCTTGGCGGCGAAGCCTTTGATAATCATACCGTTCCGGAAGACGAAAGCCTGTCTCTGACGCTCACCGGTACCAACGGCCAGCTGCCGCGCCGCGCGCTGCAGAGCACTGTGCTCGATACGGTGATGAAAACCACCTCGGCCAGCATCGCCGTGCGTAACCTGTGTGCGCCGACGCTTCCCTGTTATCCACCGGCGCAGGATCGTTTCCACTGGCGTGTTCTGAGCCACCTCGGTAGCGGTTTCCTGTCAATGATGGATAACGCCGACGTGCTGCGTGGCACCCTGGCGCTGTACGAATGGACCGACAGCGAGATGAACCGCCGCCGACTGGAAGCGATTATTGACGTGAAGCACAGTGAAACCGAGCGTTTCGAGCAGGGCTACCTGGTGCGCGGCGTGCAGATTGAAGTGACGCTGGACAGCCACGGCTTTGCCGGACGCGGTGACATCTGTCTGTTTGGTGAGATGCTTAGCCGCTTCTTCGCGCTGTATACCGATATCTATCTGTTTAACCGCCTGATTATCATCCTGCAACCGACCGGAGAGCGCCTGGAATGGGAAGAGAAGCACAACCGCCGCATTCCCGGCTGA
- the tssG gene encoding type VI secretion system baseplate subunit TssG, translating into MGREAQPPHSRLTPRLEADLNRINFYRFCQLLEKQNPGKPLMGSTNHPSDDPVRFAPHPGMGFPASELKAVEYDEEDDGKPPVVRTTFMGMYGVDSPLPTAYLDDITQRREGHEAMQGFLDIFSHRILTQFYRIWRKYSYPATFEPGGTDSISQSLLGLVGLGIPGTANHIATPVSRFLALLGVLRQPGKTQEGMQALLSLLAPDTTVQVSPYCLRSVEISQPLGFYANEDFLLDGNTPLGDEAMDASSQLLIALTTDNEQESQGWKPDGLLYQDFLVMLRVYLGWRFKAKITLTTRTRLLVAPPLGEGPFWLGMNGVLGAEDEELPEDIPHTFTTELGYYTGLEPATPQQGNRRVKYKFN; encoded by the coding sequence ATGGGAAGAGAAGCACAACCGCCGCATTCCCGGCTGACCCCACGGCTGGAGGCCGATCTTAACCGGATTAATTTTTACCGTTTCTGCCAGCTGCTGGAGAAACAGAACCCGGGCAAGCCGCTGATGGGCTCAACTAACCATCCTTCTGACGACCCGGTGCGCTTTGCGCCGCACCCCGGAATGGGTTTCCCGGCGAGCGAGCTGAAAGCGGTGGAGTATGACGAAGAGGATGACGGCAAGCCACCGGTGGTACGCACCACCTTTATGGGGATGTATGGCGTGGATTCGCCGCTGCCGACCGCCTATCTCGACGACATCACCCAGCGCCGGGAAGGTCATGAAGCGATGCAGGGTTTCCTCGATATCTTCAGCCACCGCATCCTGACGCAGTTTTACCGCATCTGGCGAAAATACTCTTATCCGGCCACATTCGAGCCCGGCGGCACCGATAGCATTTCGCAGTCGCTGCTTGGCCTGGTAGGGCTAGGTATTCCCGGCACGGCAAACCATATTGCTACGCCGGTGTCGCGCTTTCTGGCGCTGCTTGGCGTACTTCGCCAGCCGGGAAAAACCCAGGAGGGGATGCAGGCGCTGTTGAGCCTGCTGGCACCGGATACCACCGTACAGGTGAGTCCGTATTGCCTGCGGTCGGTGGAAATCAGTCAGCCACTAGGTTTTTACGCCAATGAGGATTTTCTGCTGGACGGCAACACGCCGCTGGGTGACGAGGCGATGGATGCCAGCAGCCAGCTGCTGATTGCGCTTACCACCGATAACGAGCAGGAGTCACAGGGCTGGAAGCCGGATGGTCTGCTGTACCAGGACTTCCTGGTGATGCTGCGGGTGTACCTCGGCTGGCGATTCAAGGCCAAAATTACCCTGACCACCCGCACCCGGCTGCTGGTCGCTCCACCGCTCGGTGAAGGTCCCTTCTGGCTCGGCATGAACGGCGTGCTGGGCGCAGAAGACGAAGAGCTCCCGGAGGATATTCCACACACTTTTACGACCGAATTGGGTTACTACACCGGGCTGGAGCCCGCGACACCACAACAAGGAAACCGACGTGTTAAGTACAAATTTAACTAA
- the tssJ gene encoding type VI secretion system lipoprotein TssJ, producing the protein MLSTNLTKTTRWLLPLLAFSLAGCGVTQSITDGSKSAFNAVFYKKIKVLHLDFTAREALNTDSRESNSLSEPVIIRVYQLKDRKIFDKTVYQQLLKDGETILKADMLASRDVVVKPGGDASLNMPMEADAQFVAVVGLFRHPDMVNNTWKLVIGREELDPDKPRILEAGNNHLTLQPLKDD; encoded by the coding sequence GTGTTAAGTACAAATTTAACTAAAACAACGCGCTGGCTGTTACCCCTGCTGGCGTTCAGCCTGGCAGGCTGCGGAGTGACGCAGAGCATCACCGATGGCAGCAAATCAGCATTTAACGCCGTGTTCTACAAAAAAATTAAGGTGCTGCACCTGGATTTCACCGCCCGTGAAGCGCTTAACACCGATTCTCGCGAGAGTAATTCGCTGTCTGAGCCGGTGATTATCCGTGTCTACCAGCTGAAAGACCGCAAAATCTTCGACAAAACGGTCTACCAGCAGTTGCTGAAAGATGGGGAGACCATTTTGAAAGCTGACATGCTGGCAAGCCGTGATGTGGTGGTTAAGCCGGGCGGTGATGCGAGCCTGAATATGCCGATGGAAGCTGATGCACAGTTTGTGGCGGTGGTGGGTCTGTTCCGTCACCCGGATATGGTTAACAACACCTGGAAGCTGGTGATAGGGCGCGAAGAGCTTGATCCGGATAAGCCGCGCATTCTGGAGGCCGGTAACAACCATCTGACGTTACAGCCACTGAAGGATGACTGA
- the tssE gene encoding type VI secretion system baseplate subunit TssE has translation MPQGHNTPSLYEMLSGNFTGGLSLSQVSEKNQVILSVLDNMQRILNCRAGTLAHLPDFGLPDMTKILQGMPGTAHELMGTLSAVLLKYEPRLKKITVVLLEQNVPGELRYAIDAELKGIGLVRYGTEFMPEGRVLLRHFKQQHYLDTTTRL, from the coding sequence ATGCCACAGGGACACAATACGCCATCGCTTTATGAAATGCTGAGCGGCAATTTCACCGGCGGGCTGAGCCTTAGCCAGGTCAGCGAGAAGAATCAGGTGATTTTATCAGTACTCGATAACATGCAGCGCATCCTCAACTGCCGCGCCGGCACGCTGGCACACCTGCCGGATTTTGGGCTACCAGATATGACAAAAATCCTGCAGGGCATGCCGGGTACCGCCCATGAGCTGATGGGCACCCTTTCGGCTGTTCTGCTCAAATATGAGCCACGTCTGAAAAAAATAACCGTTGTCCTGCTGGAGCAGAACGTTCCCGGTGAACTGCGTTACGCCATTGATGCCGAGCTTAAGGGCATTGGCCTCGTGCGTTACGGAACAGAGTTTATGCCCGAGGGACGTGTTCTCCTGCGGCATTTTAAACAACAGCACTATCTTGACACCACAACCCGTCTGTAA
- a CDS encoding GIY-YIG nuclease family protein yields the protein MARRKKDDNATGIILIIIGVIAWGIYVAVRALINLNERFIETVSNPAGVIGLFFGLLIAVALIIRFFIYRGFRKKAAELEQAMSDQAQKEKAFEETVSTEVARGLYQEKKQLSGQWDNFHNARNKASRAMQRIVDSAYKFKVKTLLSGTTVNNWQSKYDQLRKERDAYAAISERITFLELEDNADWEGVKQQFLDKVAMLEKAQEEKEYQAELKRQMREEKQRQDELEQQQREAEEEEQRLAEQQRLLEEALFAAEGAHREELERQRLELEHKIQDVHQQYERAKSMAQLTKQGHVYVISNIGSFGENVFKIGMTRRLEPMERVKELSGAAVPFDFDVHAMISCDDAPALEKTLHDHLESYRINRVNLRKEFFRVELSKIIDEVERHHGQVEYIADPVALQYLQNLEYAESEAA from the coding sequence ATGGCACGAAGAAAAAAAGATGACAATGCTACGGGTATTATTCTGATTATTATTGGTGTCATTGCCTGGGGTATTTATGTCGCGGTAAGAGCATTAATTAATCTTAATGAGCGATTTATTGAAACGGTGTCGAATCCGGCAGGTGTCATCGGTTTGTTCTTTGGCTTACTGATAGCCGTTGCGTTAATAATCCGGTTTTTCATTTACCGGGGCTTCCGGAAGAAAGCTGCGGAGCTTGAACAAGCCATGTCGGACCAGGCACAGAAAGAGAAAGCCTTTGAAGAAACTGTAAGTACTGAAGTGGCTCGTGGCCTGTATCAGGAAAAGAAACAGCTTTCCGGCCAGTGGGATAACTTTCACAATGCCAGAAATAAAGCCTCCCGGGCAATGCAGCGTATTGTGGACTCTGCGTATAAATTCAAAGTCAAAACCCTGCTTTCTGGCACCACGGTGAATAACTGGCAAAGTAAGTACGACCAGCTCAGAAAAGAGAGAGACGCTTATGCTGCTATAAGCGAGAGAATCACCTTTCTGGAACTTGAAGATAATGCCGACTGGGAAGGCGTAAAGCAGCAGTTTCTGGATAAGGTCGCCATGCTGGAAAAAGCGCAGGAAGAAAAAGAATATCAGGCTGAGCTCAAGCGTCAGATGCGGGAAGAAAAACAGCGACAGGACGAACTGGAGCAGCAGCAGCGCGAAGCGGAAGAAGAGGAACAACGCCTTGCTGAGCAGCAGCGTTTACTGGAAGAAGCCCTGTTCGCCGCTGAGGGGGCTCACAGGGAAGAGCTGGAACGACAGCGCCTGGAGCTGGAGCACAAAATCCAGGATGTGCATCAACAGTATGAGCGCGCCAAATCTATGGCCCAGCTCACGAAACAGGGACACGTGTATGTGATTTCGAATATCGGTTCCTTCGGTGAAAACGTCTTCAAAATCGGTATGACCCGACGGCTGGAGCCTATGGAGCGTGTAAAAGAACTGAGCGGGGCAGCCGTGCCGTTTGATTTTGACGTCCACGCCATGATTTCCTGCGATGATGCTCCTGCGCTTGAAAAGACACTGCATGACCATCTGGAAAGCTACCGGATTAACCGGGTTAATCTGCGTAAGGAGTTTTTCCGGGTTGAACTCAGTAAAATTATCGATGAGGTTGAGCGTCATCATGGGCAGGTTGAATATATCGCTGACCCGGTGGCGCTACAGTATCTGCAGAATCTCGAATATGCAGAAAGCGAAGCCGCATAA
- a CDS encoding VasL domain-containing protein, producing MNDITPCKIKTGGDPRALPDYASLRDELSKLKHPARPDVNWRYVEKLCLSLFEQNGVELQTAAWYTLARTQLAGLFGLNEGLAILEALISHQWGALWPQPVHARMEILSSLSQRLQQRMRSLPLNYSDLSQLYRAEKLLTGLGEVLQRLELKHLSQLDTLRTLMHNSAVRLENSDGVTSSGPNSQPGIVLPSSVMNDAAAVKADLADSPPEGKPDGAAKWVYVAQPEHNLNVEVLAAMPTPVKKWKSFSAGMCTMLIISAAAAWSWHYLHRPDPLQSQLAASLAPLPAPLVPEQLDMLRQQAPLPNDLIGQTQQQLARLDKYPPDWNITYARKLTEQAQALWPEQAKPLIQQWQRQISASALPADAMNGWHEGMLKLQELTTQLNTLDGQKGKYITVSELKSQVFAAIQAFNKTVPVEEQLRQMSIRENSGVVPSAQKIQTEQHLKQLITSYSTVTAGQ from the coding sequence ATGAATGACATTACCCCATGTAAAATTAAAACAGGCGGTGACCCAAGGGCGTTACCGGATTATGCCTCCCTGCGCGATGAGCTAAGTAAGCTGAAACATCCGGCGCGTCCGGACGTAAACTGGCGGTATGTCGAGAAGCTTTGCCTCTCACTGTTTGAGCAGAACGGAGTGGAGCTGCAGACGGCAGCCTGGTACACGCTTGCGCGTACGCAACTGGCCGGCTTATTCGGGCTCAATGAAGGGCTGGCGATACTCGAGGCGCTGATAAGCCATCAGTGGGGGGCGCTGTGGCCGCAGCCTGTCCATGCCCGAATGGAAATCCTCAGCAGCCTGAGCCAACGTTTGCAACAGCGGATGCGCTCGCTCCCTCTGAATTACAGCGACCTCAGCCAGTTATACCGGGCGGAGAAGCTGCTTACCGGTCTGGGGGAAGTTTTGCAGCGTCTGGAGCTTAAGCATCTGAGCCAGCTTGATACGTTGCGAACCCTGATGCATAACAGTGCTGTCCGGCTGGAAAACAGTGATGGCGTAACCAGCTCGGGGCCAAACAGTCAGCCTGGTATAGTGTTGCCTTCTTCCGTGATGAATGATGCGGCAGCAGTCAAGGCGGACCTTGCTGATAGTCCGCCTGAAGGTAAGCCTGACGGTGCCGCGAAGTGGGTGTATGTTGCGCAGCCCGAACACAATTTGAATGTGGAAGTACTGGCGGCAATGCCCACTCCGGTCAAAAAGTGGAAATCTTTCAGCGCCGGGATGTGTACCATGCTGATAATAAGCGCTGCTGCAGCGTGGAGCTGGCATTATCTTCACCGACCCGACCCGCTACAGTCTCAGCTTGCAGCCTCACTGGCTCCTTTACCTGCACCTCTCGTCCCTGAACAGCTGGATATGCTACGTCAGCAAGCTCCGTTGCCGAACGATCTTATTGGTCAAACACAACAGCAGCTTGCCCGACTGGATAAATACCCTCCTGACTGGAACATCACTTACGCCAGAAAACTTACAGAACAGGCTCAGGCGCTGTGGCCGGAACAGGCTAAGCCTCTAATACAACAGTGGCAGCGACAGATAAGTGCCTCAGCGCTACCTGCTGATGCAATGAATGGCTGGCATGAGGGAATGCTGAAACTGCAGGAGCTGACGACACAGCTCAATACCCTGGATGGGCAGAAAGGTAAGTATATTACCGTCAGCGAACTGAAATCACAGGTCTTTGCTGCTATCCAGGCATTCAATAAAACCGTGCCAGTTGAAGAACAGCTGCGGCAGATGAGCATTAGGGAAAACTCAGGAGTGGTCCCGTCAGCGCAAAAAATCCAGACAGAGCAGCATCTGAAGCAGCTTATCACGAGCTACTCAACGGTGACTGCGGGCCAATAG
- a CDS encoding formate/nitrite transporter family protein, whose amino-acid sequence MKEINEEKIGEEREIESEEKDRGEEIEVDEDRLPSRAMAIHEHIRQDGEKEMERDAMALFWSAIAAGLSMGASLLAKGIFHVQLEGIPGGFLLENLGYTFGFIIVIMARQQLFTENTVTAVLPVMQNPTLGNFGLLMRLWSVVLLGNIVGTGVAAWAFEYMPIFDEPTRDAFVKIGMDVMKNTPLEMFSNAIISGWIIATMVWMFPSAGSAKIVVIILMTWLIALADTTHIVVGSVEILYLVFNGTLHWSDFIWPFALPTLAGNICGGTFIFSLLSHAQIRNDMSNKRKAELKAQDDNAKAVKKSA is encoded by the coding sequence ATGAAGGAAATTAATGAAGAAAAAATTGGTGAAGAAAGAGAGATTGAAAGTGAGGAAAAAGACCGTGGGGAGGAGATAGAGGTTGATGAGGATCGCCTCCCCTCGCGGGCAATGGCGATTCACGAGCACATCCGTCAGGATGGCGAAAAAGAGATGGAACGCGACGCCATGGCGTTATTCTGGTCGGCCATCGCGGCCGGGCTGTCAATGGGCGCATCGCTGCTGGCCAAAGGGATATTTCATGTCCAGCTTGAGGGCATACCGGGGGGCTTTTTGCTGGAGAATCTCGGCTACACCTTTGGCTTCATTATCGTCATCATGGCGCGCCAGCAGCTGTTTACTGAAAACACCGTTACCGCCGTGCTGCCCGTAATGCAAAACCCTACCCTCGGTAACTTCGGTTTACTGATGCGGCTCTGGAGCGTGGTGCTGCTGGGGAATATCGTCGGAACCGGCGTCGCGGCGTGGGCTTTCGAGTATATGCCAATTTTTGACGAACCCACGCGGGATGCCTTCGTCAAAATCGGTATGGACGTAATGAAAAACACGCCGTTAGAAATGTTCTCAAATGCAATCATTTCCGGGTGGATCATCGCCACTATGGTCTGGATGTTCCCTTCCGCAGGCAGCGCAAAAATTGTGGTGATTATCCTGATGACCTGGCTCATCGCGCTTGCTGATACCACCCACATTGTGGTCGGGAGCGTTGAAATACTGTATCTGGTTTTCAACGGCACGCTGCACTGGAGCGATTTTATCTGGCCGTTCGCACTGCCAACGCTGGCAGGCAACATCTGCGGCGGAACCTTTATTTTTTCCCTGTTAAGCCATGCGCAAATCCGTAACGACATGTCTAACAAGCGTAAAGCAGAGCTAAAGGCGCAGGACGATAATGCTAAAGCGGTAAAAAAATCAGCCTGA
- the mlaA gene encoding phospholipid-binding lipoprotein MlaA, protein MKLRLSALALGTTMLVGCASSGEQTGRSDPLEGFNRSMYSFNYNVLDPYLVRPVAVAWRDYVPQPARNGLSNFTSNLEEPAVMVNFFLQGDPYQGMVHFTRFFLNTILGMGGFIDVAGMANQKLQREQPHRFGSTLGHYGVGYGPYVHLPFYGSFTVRDDGGDMADTLYPVLSWLTWPLSIGKWTVEGIETRAQLLDSDGLLRQSSDPYIMVREAYFQNHDFIANGGKLKPEDNPNAKAIENELQDIDSE, encoded by the coding sequence ATGAAACTTCGGCTGTCGGCGCTTGCGCTGGGCACAACGATGCTTGTGGGGTGCGCCAGCTCTGGGGAGCAAACGGGACGCTCCGATCCTCTCGAAGGATTTAACCGCTCAATGTATAGCTTTAACTACAACGTGCTCGATCCCTACCTGGTTCGCCCGGTAGCCGTGGCATGGCGCGACTATGTTCCACAACCTGCGCGTAATGGGCTAAGCAACTTCACCAGTAACCTGGAAGAGCCTGCGGTGATGGTGAACTTCTTCCTGCAAGGTGACCCGTATCAGGGGATGGTGCACTTTACCCGCTTCTTCCTGAATACCATTTTGGGTATGGGTGGTTTCATAGATGTGGCCGGTATGGCTAACCAGAAGCTGCAGCGTGAACAGCCGCACCGTTTCGGCAGCACGCTGGGGCATTATGGCGTGGGCTATGGTCCGTATGTGCACCTGCCGTTCTACGGCAGTTTCACCGTACGTGATGATGGCGGCGACATGGCGGATACGCTGTATCCGGTGCTCTCCTGGCTGACCTGGCCGTTGTCGATTGGTAAATGGACGGTGGAAGGCATAGAAACCCGCGCGCAGCTGCTCGATTCCGACGGCCTGCTGCGTCAGTCTTCCGATCCGTACATCATGGTGCGTGAAGCTTACTTCCAGAACCATGACTTCATCGCCAACGGCGGCAAGCTGAAGCCGGAAGATAATCCGAACGCGAAAGCCATCGAAAACGAATTGCAGGATATCGATTCGGAATAA